The following is a genomic window from Geoalkalibacter halelectricus.
CATGACCATGACGCCGAGATCCATCAACAGCGCGCTGACAAAGGTATCGCCGGTCTTGCAGTTGAGGTGCTGGGCTACCAGTTCGGCGCCCACCGCGGCGGTGACGGCGCGGCGCCAGAAATAATCGAAGTCGAACCCTTCTCCGGCCGTGCCGCGCATGCCTTGGGCGATGACGAATGACAGGGCGATGTTTTTGAGCTGATCGATGCCGAGCAGCGCAATCGCCTTCTCGATGGTATCCACCGGATACTTGGGGCTGTAGAAGGTCGAATTGGCGACCCGCAGGATTTTGGCGCTCAGCGCCGGGTCCGAGGCGATGATGCGCCCCAGATCGCGAAAGGAGCTGTCGTCGCGCCGCACCGCATCGAGAATATGCACGGCGATGGCCGGCGGCGATGGCAGCTTGATGTCTTGCTTAAGAACCTTGTGCAGAGCACTCATGGGCAGATTCATCCTCAACAAAATCTTCCACCTGACGCAGCATCCGCGACATCTCCGCGGCCGGCAGCGGACGGCTGAACAAATAACCCTGCATCTCCGAACAGCTCAGCTTCTTGAGAAAATCGAGCTGCCCCTGGGTTTCGACGCCCTCGGCGATGACCTGCAGCTTTAGGCTGTTACCCATGGCGATGATGGCGGTGGCGATGGCGGCATCGGTGGCGTTGATCTCGACGTCACGCATAAAAGACTTGTCGATTTTCAGGGTATTGACCGAGAACCGCTTGAGATGGGCCAGGGAGGAATATCCGGTGCCGAAATCGTCGATGGCGATGTGCACACCCAGATCGGCCAACTGCTTGAGTAGCGCCACGGCGAAATCGGGATTCTGCATGACCACCGTCTCGGTGATCTCGATCTCCAGATAGCGCGCCTCCATCCCGGTGGCGGCGAGGATTTCGCGGATTCTCTGGATGAAGTTTTTCTGCTGCAATTGGTAGCCCGATATATTGACCGCGATGCGCAAGGGCACCAACCCCTCCTGCTGCCAATGGCGATTCTGCCGGCAGGCCTGCTCCAGCACCCACTCACCCAGAGGAAAGATCAAACCCGTTTCCTCGGCCAGAGGGATGAAATCACCGGCGGGCACCAGCCCCAACTCGGGGTGCTCCCAGCGCACCAAGGCCTCCATGGCGGTGATACGGCCGCTGGCGATATCGACCTTGGGCTGGTAGTGCAGACAGAACTCGCCGTTCTCCAGGGCGCGGCGCAGACCGCTTTCCAGCACCAGGCGCCGTTCGGCATCCTGATTCATATCGGGATGATAATTCTGCTGGTTGTTGCGCCCCTGCCCCTTGGCCGCGTACATGGCGATATCGGCTTTTTTGATCAAACCCAGGGCGTCGTCACCGTCGTCGGGATAGACACTGATGCCGATGCTGGTGGTGATGAACAGTTCGTGACCATCCAGCCACACCGGTTGGGCCAGGGCCGTAAGAATCTTGCCGGCCACGTGCTCGGCGCCTTCGGGGCCGTCGAGCTGCGGAAGGCAGATGGTGAACTCATCGCCGCCCAGGCGCGCCACCGTGTCGGTCTTGCGCACGCATTGCATCAGACGTCGCCCCATCTCCTTAAGCAGGCGATCGCCAAGGGGATGGCCGAGGCTGTCGTTGATGATCTTGAACCGATCCAGGTCGAGAAACAGCACCGCGACGGCTTTTTTCGCGCGCCGCGCCAGGGCCAGGGCGTGCTCCAGTCGTTCGAGAAACAGGGCGCGGTTGGGCAGCCCGGTGAGAAGATCATGGTGGGCCATGTGCATGAGCTGGGCCTCGGCCCGCTTGCGTTCGGTGACGTCCCGGCAAATCACCCACACCTGGGCGTCCTGGTCGGGGCGCAACGGCGCGCGGGTCAGCGACCCCTCGACCTCGACCATCCGGCCGTCGCGCGCGACAAAACGGCTGGCCACCGGCTCGGCGCTCTCGCCCGCGAGCACCTTGAGAAATTCACGGTAACAGGAGCCGCGGGTCTCGGGATGCATGATGTCGAGGATATTGAGATCCGCATCGCGCTGCGGGCAGAAGCCCGTGGCCTGCTGCCAGCTGCGGTTGGCATAGGTAAGCCGCCCCTTCTCGTCGACACTGAAAATGAGATCGTTGGCCGCTTCGAGAAATCCGCTCAAGCGCGACTCGCTCGCGCGCAGGGCTTGGTTTTCCCGGCGAATAACACCCATCAGATAGGTTCCGACCACCGCCACGGTGGCGTTGAGAAGGCTCACCCAAAACCACATGAGAACCAGAAAATAGCCATCCTGGTGCGCCATTCCGTCGCTGAAGGGCATGCGCACCGTCGTCCACAGGCCGAAATATTCACCGGCCAGCAGGGTTCCGTACAAGGCGCCGCCCAGCAAGCCCAAGATCCAGACCTGGCGTGGCCTCTCCAGCAAAATGGCCGCCTCAAGAGTCACGATGAGATAAACTGGCCAAAACCAACTGGCCGCGCCGCCGCTGAAATGAATGAGCGTGGTGACCAGCACCAGGTCAAGGACGATCTGCAGGGAGCCGCCAAGGGGAAGTCGGCGCAGACCGGCGTGGCCGTAATGACACAGGCCGTTGTAGCCCAAAACCACTAGCACCGCTCCGATCAGCACCGCGATTTGCGCGCCGGACAGAAAAAAGCCGTGGGGACTGAACAGGAACAAAGTCGCGGCGACCAGGCCGTAGACGGCGATCAAGGCCAGAATGATCCAGCGGGCCTTGGCTACCAGGATGGTGCGTTCGCGTTCATCGGCAAAATTGCCCGTCACACCGCCAGGCGCTTCGCGCGACAAACTTGCAGCGCTGCGTCCGATGTCGATGGCGGCGGCCTCGGTGATGTGGTTTTGCCTCGTCATGCCCCGATCCTTAAATTCCCTGGTCGTCGCGCACCAGCCAACGCAGTGACAAGCGCGCAAATCCTCTTCAATTGCAAGATTAGTCCCATTTTAAGAATTTATTCAAACTTTTTTTACGGACTGGCTGTTGAATCGCGCAAGAGGCGCAAACAGGGTGAATTTCACCCCAGGGGCGCAAAGGCGCGACGGCGGGGAAGCGGCGCGGTTTTTCATGAAGATTGCAAAAGCGCGGGCCTTATGGCGGGAAAACGAAACAAGGCCGCCGTGCAATCACGGAGGCCTTGTGGGGTCGTGCGAGAGGGGGTCTTGAACCTACCAGGAGCGTACCGGTCCGGTGTCGATATGCACGAAATCAGAGCGCGGATAGAAACCGACGCCGCCGCGCTGCATGTTGATGGCGGCCCGGCGCACCGTCTGCAGATCGCAGCCGGGAATACGCAAATCGACGGCGCGCCCGTCCATGTGGAAGCTGCGCCGCGCCACGCCGCCGCTTTGGCGGGCGAGCATTTCGTTGGTGGCGGGAGAGCGGTAGCCGGAAATGATATGCACGGGGTTATTGGCGCCGACCGCGCGCCGCAGGGAAAATACCTGGTCAAGCAGTTCGGGGTCGATGGCGCCCACCTCATTGCGGCGAAAATCGCGCATCAAAAAACTGATATCGTCCAGGGTTTCATCAACATAGTCGCCATTCGCCCAATAAATGGCGTTTTTGAGCCGCTCGCCGGTGTGGATGTTGTAGAAGGACAAGGCCCGCTCGCGCGGGGAGGGACGACTCAAAGCCAGGGCGGGCGCGGGGATGGCCAATGCGGCCAAAACCGCCAGTTGACCTTTGATGAAGGTTCGACGGTTCAGTCGACAGGCCGAGGCCTGTTCCTGAAGTGCGCTTAACTGCATCTCGGGTTTACTCCTTTGGAAAAGATTTGAACATTCTCAAAATGTTCGCTCCAAAAAACAGCAAGCTTTATACCATAAACACCCCAGCCAGGGGAACCCCTCGCAGGAGAAACACTGTCCCGGCCAGGAAAAACGGCCACTTCGTGGAGACTTAAGGGAATCGAAAAAAAATCCGCAGAGCAAAACATTCATGAATTCTCACCTCCTCGGTCCAGGCATTTGCCCAAAACAGGGTGACGGATCTGGGCCCCGCCGTCGCCGCGCAGCGACGCAAGACTTACCCGGCAGCGCGACGGCCCAGGGCCGCGCGCAGCTCTTGGGCGCAAGCCTGAGGAATGGGCAAGGCGCCGCGACACCAGCCGATACGGCTTTCGTCGCCCTCGAAGCCATGGTGGTCCGAGCCGCCGGTGGCAATGAGGCCGCGCCGACGGGCCTGCATGAGCAGGTAGTCGATGTCATCGCGGGTGGCGCCGTTGTTGTAGACCTCCAGGCCGTCCAGGCCGTGCGCGACCAGGGCGTCCAACAATCTCTCCAGGGCCGGGCGGTCGGGGGTTATGAAGGGCGGATGGGCCAGGACCGCCACGCCGCCGGCGCGGTGGATCAGGCCGATGGCCTGATCGGCGGGGAAAAAGCGCTTTTCGACGTTGCAGGGAATCAGATAGCGCTCAAAGGCCTCGCTGGTGTCGCGCACGTAGCCTTTTTCGATGAGGGCGCGCGCGATATGCGGACGCCCCAGGGTGCCGTCGGCCGCCTCACGCACCCGGGCGAAATCAAGAGGCGCACGCTTTTGGGTGGCCAACCGACGATTGACTCGCTCCACGATCAATTCATTGCGGCGGCTGCGAAAGGCACGAAATTCGGCCAATTCAGCCACCAGTTCCGGGCAGAGTGGATCGAACCCATAGCCGAGAATATGCAGATCCTCGTAACTCTTCCAGCGGCTGGAAAGCTCCACACCGCTGATTACCTCGATGCCGAGGTGCACCGCGGCGGCCCGTGCAGGCGCGATGCCGTCGAGGTTATCGTGGTCGCATATGGCCAGGGTGCTCACCCCGGCCTGC
Proteins encoded in this region:
- a CDS encoding putative bifunctional diguanylate cyclase/phosphodiesterase; the encoded protein is MTRQNHITEAAAIDIGRSAASLSREAPGGVTGNFADERERTILVAKARWIILALIAVYGLVAATLFLFSPHGFFLSGAQIAVLIGAVLVVLGYNGLCHYGHAGLRRLPLGGSLQIVLDLVLVTTLIHFSGGAASWFWPVYLIVTLEAAILLERPRQVWILGLLGGALYGTLLAGEYFGLWTTVRMPFSDGMAHQDGYFLVLMWFWVSLLNATVAVVGTYLMGVIRRENQALRASESRLSGFLEAANDLIFSVDEKGRLTYANRSWQQATGFCPQRDADLNILDIMHPETRGSCYREFLKVLAGESAEPVASRFVARDGRMVEVEGSLTRAPLRPDQDAQVWVICRDVTERKRAEAQLMHMAHHDLLTGLPNRALFLERLEHALALARRAKKAVAVLFLDLDRFKIINDSLGHPLGDRLLKEMGRRLMQCVRKTDTVARLGGDEFTICLPQLDGPEGAEHVAGKILTALAQPVWLDGHELFITTSIGISVYPDDGDDALGLIKKADIAMYAAKGQGRNNQQNYHPDMNQDAERRLVLESGLRRALENGEFCLHYQPKVDIASGRITAMEALVRWEHPELGLVPAGDFIPLAEETGLIFPLGEWVLEQACRQNRHWQQEGLVPLRIAVNISGYQLQQKNFIQRIREILAATGMEARYLEIEITETVVMQNPDFAVALLKQLADLGVHIAIDDFGTGYSSLAHLKRFSVNTLKIDKSFMRDVEINATDAAIATAIIAMGNSLKLQVIAEGVETQGQLDFLKKLSCSEMQGYLFSRPLPAAEMSRMLRQVEDFVEDESAHECSAQGS
- a CDS encoding DUF882 domain-containing protein; translated protein: MQLSALQEQASACRLNRRTFIKGQLAVLAALAIPAPALALSRPSPRERALSFYNIHTGERLKNAIYWANGDYVDETLDDISFLMRDFRRNEVGAIDPELLDQVFSLRRAVGANNPVHIISGYRSPATNEMLARQSGGVARRSFHMDGRAVDLRIPGCDLQTVRRAAINMQRGGVGFYPRSDFVHIDTGPVRSW
- a CDS encoding PHP domain-containing protein, translated to MTNNISVDLHLHTHFSDGVHAPETIVTMAAQAGVSTLAICDHDNLDGIAPARAAAVHLGIEVISGVELSSRWKSYEDLHILGYGFDPLCPELVAELAEFRAFRSRRNELIVERVNRRLATQKRAPLDFARVREAADGTLGRPHIARALIEKGYVRDTSEAFERYLIPCNVEKRFFPADQAIGLIHRAGGVAVLAHPPFITPDRPALERLLDALVAHGLDGLEVYNNGATRDDIDYLLMQARRRGLIATGGSDHHGFEGDESRIGWCRGALPIPQACAQELRAALGRRAAG